A single window of Balaenoptera acutorostrata chromosome X, mBalAcu1.1, whole genome shotgun sequence DNA harbors:
- the LOC114236771 gene encoding small integral membrane protein 10-like protein 2A, with amino-acid sequence MAASAALSAAAAAALSGLAVRLSRSAAARGSYGAFCKGLTRTLITFFDLAWRLRVNFPYFYIVASVMLNVRLQVRIE; translated from the coding sequence ATGGCGGCGTCGGCGGCCCTGTCTGCGGCGGCGGCAGCTGCCCTGTCGGGCCTGGCGGTGCGGCTGTCTCGCTCGGCCGCGGCCCGCGGCTCGTACGGCGCCTTCTGCAAGGGGCTCACGCGCACGCTGATCACCTTCTTCGACCTGGCCTGGCGGCTGCGCGTGAACTTCCCCTACTTCTACATCGTAGCCTCGGTGATGCTCAACGTCCGCCTGCAGGTGCGGATCGAATGA